The genomic interval CTGAGGCTGTGTCTTGCCCCAGTTTaaccagtggctttccatggctgagtggggactgAAAGTCTGATCTCCAGAGCCCAACACAAACAAAAGTATTAATTCCAACAGCATGGAAAAGTAGTGCCATTGTAGAtctcaatttttctttctttctcagtaaGCTTTCCCTTGTAGATTTGCATCCTTTTAATGACACCTAAGGGTTTGTTGATTCCATCCCTTAACAATCTGAGATGATTATGGACCTCATCCTATGGGGGAGCGTCATATTACTGTGGTGTTTAGTCCTTCTGTGTTAAAAAGCAAATTGTATCATTTATCAGTAGCCATCACATGGTGCTGTTTCTTgccctttctcccaaaattatCCATTTTCAGATTGATCACACGAGCGGATGcagtaaaggcaaaggtaaaagttttcccctgacgttaagtctagtcatatctgactttgggggttggtgctcatctccatttctaagctgaagagtcggcgttgtccgtagacacctccaacgtcatgtggccgacatgactgcatggagcactgttaccttcccgccagagcgattcctattgatttactcacagtttttgaactgctagattggcagaagctggggctaatagcgggagctcactctgctccccagatttgaaccaccagcgtttcggtcagctagttcagcagcgCAGCACTTTAACCTGCttcaccaccgggagctcctgtTAAGGCAGACCCAATTTCTCTCCATGGGCTCTTCTGTCCCTCCCAATGTCCCTGGAGGCTTTGTTCTTAGGGTAGATCCCATTCTTCCCCACGGCTCTTCTGCTCTCCTTCCTTATGCCCCTACTCTCAAGGAGAGAGGAGTCATAGTTTTAaccccatttctttccatgggctcTTCTGCTCTCTCTCTCAATGGGCTTTTTATGAATTGGTTACTCtagttttaaaaaagggaaagaaaaggcagGAAAAAGCTCAGTTTCGAAAGGTTAGTAAAGCAAGATAGCGATCTCCCGACtgaatacaaaaaattaaaaatacagttttagaaagaaagtgaagacctatgtgagcaagtgttcaaagaataagtttcgttggcttcgactcggtctggactaaggtttatgtacaaggttctgtggatgaatggctcaagtattttgtattattttaaatctgtttttaattgcttatgttttattcttttgtattgttgtatattggcatcaaattctgccagttttgtaagccgccctgagtccattcgggtgagaagggcgggatagaaatgatggaaattaataaataaataaaataatcaggaTCAGGCCGTTGGATTTTTTGAGATTACTATGGCATTGCTTCTTTGTAGACCATTCATAGGAACCCCCCCTTGTTTCTTAACATTGTCAACACATTTTTTAAGCAATGGGCAGAGGCAGGAAGTACTTTGTTTCAGAAATAGATTACAACTGTTTAAAAACGGAGGGGGAGATGCATAGGATAGCACCCTAAGTTTAATCTTTCTCAGGCTGTTTGATATAAATTTCCACTCATCCCTACTGCCTTACTTTATTGATGACCTAGAGACATTGTTATGGGGGAGCACATTGCATTCCTCCAAAAATTACAGCTTTTGCTTTgagcatacaataataatattgagatTCAGTTGCATAGTTGAAAAATTATTCAATATGTTCTTTAATTGCTGTCTTTCAGTCACCTGGAAGAGAGAACTCAGTGGGACCACCCAAAATCTGGGAAACGGAAGCGAGTTGCTGGAGGTTTGTATCTGATTTTTGCTGTATTGTGCTATCCGTCTATCACATTGTGGATTTTCCAAGGTAGGGCACTGCAAAATCAGTGAAAGCCTCTGCCAAACAGAAGGTTTCTATTAATTATTGTACTAAGAACTCCATTTCTCCACCAGCTATTGATTTGGCGAGTTGCAAAGTTCTTAACTGCTCAGAAAACATGATTTGGATACCAGCATCGTAGGAAAAGCCAAAGATATTGCTCCTCACAGCATGTAAATTGGAATATTTCACCTGAACTTAAAATTAAATTTTAACTTTAAACTGTAATCATTATCTTGTTTCCCTGTACAAAGTTTTGGCTCAAAATAAAGCCTTTTGTTGATTAGTCTTTACTGTCCAGTTACAGTGTTTCTATCTTGGTTTTTAATGAGTTTTCAGTATTCTGTTCTCTTTGTTCACCAGCCTCTTCAACTTGAAGATGCGGTTGCATAGCTATACCACTTGTACCAGAAAGACCAAAGTTGCTCAAAAAATGCAACTAAAAATCACTCTTTCCACCCTCAGATTTGCCATATGGATGGGAGCAGGAAACAGATGAAAATGGACAGGTCTACTTTGTTGAGTAAGTGAGAACTGTTCCTTATAACTAGAAGAATCAATTGCCCCCAAGCATGAAATGCCGTGTGGCTGTAAAGATATTGGAATttaggaggcaaacatgcagagttctgtctttaaaatcacaaaaggtttatttataaaaaaaatctacatttctAAATAGTAAAAAgtgggtcctagctactctatATTCCATCTCTTTTAGGGTtcaaagagaggggaaaatccTTTAAATGGTCTTATGTGTTTTCATGGTTACTGAAATAGACACTGATGTGGAAAACCACTTCTTATTCCTCTCAAGCCATATAAACAAAAGGACGACATACCTTGACCCGAGGTTAGCATTCACAGTGGACGATAATCCCATGAAACCCAATGCCAAGCAGAAGTATGACGGAAACACCACTGCGATGGAAATTCTTCAAGGCCGTGACATGAGTGGAAAAGTGGCCATAATTACTGGTGCCAATTCAGGAATAGGTAGGTCAATACCGcatgtaaaattattattattattattattattattattattattattattattccgcttTTCTCCAGtgagtgggattcaaagcagcgtacaacatataaaattcatacaaatacatccgaccgCAATACAAATTAATAGCAAGATACTCAAGCCGGGTTCATgaatttatattattaaatatatatatgtggatgTTTGCGGCATTTTTCCAGAGCTATAGTTAAGATGTATCGGATAGTCCCTGAGTTACAGGCAGTTTatatctgacttataaatgactcctagttaagaacaggaatgGGACAACAGgcagtaagagaaatctacccctcagaaaggaaattcactcctgaaagagttgttatTATAGGGAAAAGATGTCCccactaaagctttctcaccagtccttcatttctttctttctttctttctttctttctttctttctttctttctttctttctttctttcgttcgttcgttcgttcgttggttggagttacatttaaaaatgtccgTTTTGACTTTCATGTAAATTCAacttaacaaacctacagaagatatcttgtttataacttggtgactgcctgtaATTTGTTTAGAAAAGGAATTACATTCTAATTATTTGTTAAAGAAAACAGATGGACAGCATATAGCCCATATATTTTTGCATTGCCAGAGAATTTGCTGATATGCTGCTAAAACTCTTATAGACTATTGCTATAAATCAAGATGCATAATATATCCATACCATGTTTTAAGAGAATAATGTtgagtttttttgttttctttgttttgctgttgCACCACTGAAACTTTGGTAGCAGAGATGTGTATTTCCGGATGATATTGTGAGCCCTGCAAACCTGTAAATTGTCCAATATTGCATTAGAATATTGGAGCCCCCAggggcacaatgagttaaacccttatgcttgcaggactgctgactgacaagttggtggttagaatctggggagagtggatgagctccctctgtcagctccagctccccatgcgaggacatgagagaagccttccaaaaacatggtaaaacatcaaacatctgggtgtcccctgggcagcgtccttgcagacggccaattctctcacaccagaagcaacttgcggtttctcaagttgctcctgacacaagaaaATAGAAAATGATGCAGCTCAGGAAGACTCATGCTAGTATACAGTGCTTTGCACAATGGCTCTTGGCCTACACATTAGGAAAACTCTAgactaggggtcctcaaacttttaaagcagaaggccggttcatggtccctgacTGTTGCGGGCCGGACTATGCTTTGAATAaaacacgaacaaattcctatgcacactgcacatatcttatttgttgtgcaaaaaaccatgaaagaacaatgagatatttagaatatttagaacaattttaactaacataaaatcACCAGTATCTCAGTGGGAaatatgggcctgcttttggctaataagatagtcaagttaatgagggttgttgtattaaaaagctctaaaatcaggacagtagataaagaacaacaatcagaaaacaggggaattctagacaagaaacaatcagggccagctgacacctccaaaTGAataattcccccaggtaggaagcagccaggctttgaagctgcaagtctattccgtgctaatcaagatggccaattgcaacactccaacagacaagagttctttctcccaccctggacattccacaaatatataaaccccacttgcctagtttccaacagacctcacaacctctgaggatacctgccatagatgcaggtgaaacgtcaggagagaatgcttctagaacatggccatacagcctggaaaactcacaacaacccaggcaTGTATAATTTTTGTATTTGGTATGCTTttccctatacagtagagtctcacttatccaacataaatgggtcggcagaatgttggataagcaaatatgttggataataaggagggattaaggaaaagcctattaaacatcaaattaggttatgattttacaaattaagcaccaaaacatcatgttatacaagtttgacagaaaaattagttcaaaacatagtaatgctatgtagcaattactgtatttacaaatttagcaccaaaatatcatgatgtattgaaaacattgactacaaatatgcgttggataatccagaatgttggataagtgagactctactgtattccatttaCTGCTTGAAAGCCACCTTGAGTGCTAGACTGGGAGAAGGttgagatacaaataaatgtaacCAAGACCGTCACAATTACAAATGTAGTGAACAGAATGCAGTCATTACCACTGATGATTTACACAACTTGTGTGTCCACGGATGAGTATTTAAAACAGTTGACTATTTGCAAATGCAGTAAGAGCATGGGGAAAGCAAATGCGAAGTGGCCTGAAAGATTACAAAGTTCAGATTTGTCATAAAACATGTAAGCTCTTGTCTCTATATATGtacctgtatatatatatatatttatagagagagagagaggaagagataaATATATAAAGAACCATCCTTATCTCTGAATAGAGTAAATAGTTCAGTCTGCCCCAGGAAAATCTAAAatctttgcccagctcattttatgtttttattgctgtgtttctcaagtgttttataatgtttaatgccttttaaatttatttgtgtgttttttgtatttgatattattgtatgttggttttatatctgtaagccaaccctcattaacttgactatctcattagccaaaagcaggcccatatttcccactgaaatactggtgattttatgttagttaaaattgttctaaatattctaaatatcgccctgagtccctctggggtgatggtggcagggtacaaaaattattattatgattattattattattattattattaatattaaaagaaTTCGTtatgctgcttctggccttttttaatTGTGGCAGATGGAGGCAGCTGGCCTTAGGCtgcattataataaataataacaaaactttatttatataccgccctatctcccggatggaactcagggcggtttacagtcataaaagcaacacaaacattacataaccacataatacacattattaaacaaagtaaaataatacaattataacaataaatcacacttacatgaccagatcaaggtcatggttcttctccctctccatggaataacCCTTAAGTGATAAACTGGTCATATCCACAATTTTGGCTCCATAACCTATACTCGACATATACACGAGGTTGACGTATACATGAATAGTTAGGATCTACGGTTGAGAAAATCTTTTCTATGATGTAGTGAGTGTGCTACTGTGTATTTGCAGCCTCAGTGGGGAACAATGCAGGATATCTTCTTAACTGGCTTTAATTTTAAGAATGTGTATTTCTATTTTCTGCCTCTgatgtgcagaaaggcagaataaAAGCTGTTAAAATAACATTCATTAGCTGCCCCATCTTTCATTTCTAGCCTTTTAATGGAGTAAATTATCATTTTCTCCCACTAGAGGGCTGTATTGTTCTTTGGAAAAATAAAGCTAAAAAGACATCAAAGTCCTTCAAAGTTTACCAAAACAAAGATAGGTTTCGACGTgggttattttatattttaatagtgCTAAAGTTCAGAAATGGTAGAGTATATGAACTAATCTCAGTGAATAATTTAATTCATCTTTATTGGCAAACATGCctgacacaattaaacagaaatgtaGATACTTATTGCTCTAGGTTTTTTTACACAAGATAAAGATAAtgctttattttatatactttattAACATGTTCACCTATAAATAAAAGTATAACATCAAAAAGGAAATGAATACAGAAAAAGATAGTACAGGATTagaaaaagaatgaaataaaatataaaaggatAGTGTCCTCTTGGTCATGTTTTATGGGTCTACAAATGATGATGTTCAAAAAAGTACAGTAAATATTCAGATGATATGTGGGACAGCCAAGGGCTTGAGGTCAAATAACTCTTTAAACCCAGACCTATGTTTCGACATCTACCCTCTCTCAGATTTGTGCTTTCCTTACTTATTGGATTATTCATAGTTAGTTGATTTTGTAATATTTAACTTTGTCAAGGCATCATAAAATTGATTTTGATATCATAGTTGGCTATATGAAATGAAACTGCCAATAGCCTTTTCTGCTTTTCtctgctttcctctccttccttagggcaattccttccttccttgcttcctttcagTTACTGCTGCTTTCCAAAACTTGGCTGGGGATCAGAAGTAATTTTGAAATGGCTTTACAAAGTTGCTTGCCTTTGTCCTTTTTGTATTTGGCCTTGTGGGCTGGGAAGACTTTGTGACAATGCTCAGTGTTTCATATGGAAAAGAAAGTAACTTTTAACCGTGCATTTGATATGCAGAACTATCTTAGTGTAAAATGTGTGTTAAATTTCTTTTAGGCTTGTCAGAGTGCAGAGAAATGCAAAGAGAAAATGAATTGGAATGCATTCATTGGAACCAAAGTGGCAGATGTGATCAAATGGCTGGATTAAGGGAAATCTGTAAAACTAATATAGAGACAGAGATTATTAAAATTGCAAGTAAAATTCAATTATGAATTCTGTTTCCATTTCAGAGTTTTGAATAGTTTATGCTGGCAGATCATTAAACGTTGGCTAGAGGTAATATAAACTGGAGGTTGATTAAGATGAAAAGAATTCTAAAACCTGGAGGAGATGGTAGTCTAAACTACATTTGTCCTTGGACTGCAAACGTCCTTTTAGAGAGTGATAGCATGTGTTTATTAATATCCAACCTCCAGCCCAGATCATGTACATGGAAACACTTTTTTTTGGAGATTGTCAGTTGATCATTTAGTGACAAAAAACCCTACTCGGCATCCTTCCCACATTGGTCTGAAAGGAAAATTACTTAAGTTTGCTGTGTTTCCTCTTGCTTATTCAAACTGTGGTTCATCCATCACTTGGAATGAAAACAGAATTTTGTGGTTTAATCCTGGATCTAAAAGGGCCTTTTGGCATCTGTGCATGCAGAACTGAACTGTCTGGAATAACCATTTTGCAAACAAATGTAGAAAAGTTATTTCCTCATATGAAGGCAGAGGCAATAAGGAACACCACTAAAAACTTACGTTTTGCAATCTCTCATGAACAAGATGCAGTGCAGTATTTCTTTATTGGCTATTATGCAGATTTTCTaaagaataaaaggtaaaggtaaaggtttcccctgacattaagtccagtcgagaccgattctgggggttggtgctcatctccatttctaagccgaagagccggcgttgtccatagacatctccaaagtcatgtggccggcatgactgcatggagcgaaaAAACATTGATTAATGTtatcaaatattttaaatgaatgtgTTGTGTTTACTGCCTGAACAATtgaataagtaaataagtaaatgccACTGGGAGAACAAGCAGGAGCTTGGCCAACAGGTATTTTGCATTTGTGTAGTAGGAAAGGGCAGCATAAGATGAGTTTGTATGTGTTGGGTCAAACCTTCTCACTCAtggagagattttagaagagctTGTTGGGTAAAGGATGTTATGTTTGCTTGGATAAGGCTTATTGTTTATGCAAACTGGAATGAAAAAGAACAAGAGGCATTTTCTGTGGCCGTTTCGAAGGGAAAGTTTGAGAGGGAAACCAGAGTTCTGTCAGTGGCTAGCTAAGACTACTGAGTAAGGATTGTGAGGTAGCTGCTGCAGCCTCCTGTAACAGCTGCAATGTGTTTGTATTCTTGCCTGAGGATATGAGTAGCTACACCTGCAACAAGTGCAGGTTGATTGCCTTCTTGGAAGAGAAGGTCCAGTAAACCCTTGTACCTGCTGTTCAGCATATTAGACAGCATGAAGATTTCATGGACCAAGCAGAGCAGGCTGTCCTGGATGAGGACTACACAAGGGAGGTCTCTGAGGAAGAGGTCACATCCCCAATACAGGAGGTAGGTATTTGGAGGATTATTGCACATAAAATAGGCTGACAAGGCCCATAGACCATGACCCTTATCCATGTGGGAACCAATTACACCACAAGGCATAGTCTTCAGGTTATTATAAGGGATTATGAGGCTCTGGGTAGGAAAGTGAAGGACCTTGATGCACTTCATCTCTCCTGGTTGAACTTCTTATCCCATCCATGCCATATCCTtctgggattttatttatttatttatttatttatttacagtatttatattccgcccttctcaccccgaaggggactcggggcggatcacattatgtacatatagggcaaacattcaatgcccataaacacatcgaactcgGACAGAGaaaacagacagacacagaggcaatttaaccttctcctgaggggatgttatattctggccacaggggggagcagctgcttcattatccactctgatggcacttcctcacttcctcattccaacattgtaaattagttaagcttgcctccccactttttataagtggtaccttatttcctacttgatagatgcaactatctttcgggttgctaggtcagcaacgagcaggggctattttgtatttttaattgacgggtgctcaccccaccacgggctggcctcgaactcatgacctcatggtcagagtgatttattgcagcagctgtttaccagcctgcgccacagcccggccccattaacCTCTTTATTATGAGTTCATTGTGTTTATGTTGAAATGTGGTAGTTTCCGCTTTGAGATAATGCTAGAAATGGTACCTGTTTCTTGTGTCGCCTTCTCATGCCTGCTTTGAAAGATTTATTACTTGGGTAATGAGGAATATACATGGATGGTTAGTCAAGTTATTGAACTCTATCAACTTTGGCTGAAATTCACAGTGCAAGCCAACTTGTAatacataaaattacattgaggccaAAAGGTTCAGTAATTGCACTGGTAAtgaaatcttttctttcttttttatcaaaAGGATGAGATTCAGCTACATGGCTCTTCTGTCATGACATCTTGTTGAATAACAGAGGCATGTCTTAAGATTCATTTAATTAccttcctatgaaaatgtcttgGAAAAGTCAGTTCAGAAGGTTGCTTTGGTGTGTATGGGGGACTTGAAGTGTGAGCGCAATAAGAATGTACCGTAAGCACTTTCCATTTCTGCCAGTGAAGGAGTTGCCATTTGATACAGATTGTCTGTACCGCCTATAAAGAAACATACAATAGCACCAGTTAATGAGTGGTTAAGTTCCAAATCTATTTATCTTATTTTCCTCTTGCATATTCAAAATGTGGTTCATCTATCACTTGGAATGAAAACAGAATTTCATGTAAACCAAGGTTTAATCCCAGACATAAAAGGGCCTTTTACTGTCTGGAATAACCATT from Anolis carolinensis isolate JA03-04 unplaced genomic scaffold, rAnoCar3.1.pri scaffold_9, whole genome shotgun sequence carries:
- the wwox gene encoding WW domain-containing oxidoreductase isoform X4; translated protein: MAALKYAGLDDTDSEEELPPGWEERTTKDGWVYYANHLEERTQWDHPKSGKRKRVAGDLPYGWEQETDENGQVYFVDHINKRTTYLDPRLAFTVDDNPMKPNAKQKYDGNTTAMEILQGRDMSGKVAIITGANSGIGFETAKSFALHGAHVILACRNASKANEAVQRILEEWVLLWRKWMLFQIFPRTDC
- the wwox gene encoding WW domain-containing oxidoreductase isoform X3, which encodes MAALKYAGLDDTDSEEELPPGWEERTTKDGWVYYANHLEERTQWDHPKSGKRKRVAGDLPYGWEQETDENGQVYFVDHINKRTTYLDPRLAFTVDDNPMKPNAKQKYDGNTTAMEILQGRDMSGKVAIITGANSGIGFETAKSFALHGAHVILACRNASKANEAVQRILEEWNFSMDRKSPYIYNISIGFKISSGKLSRR